Proteins from a genomic interval of Pirellulales bacterium:
- the tnpA gene encoding IS200/IS605 family transposase has product MANTYTNLLYHIVFSTKDRISLIEPSVRPDLHGYLGGIVRELGGTALEIGGVADHVHLLVKLPPKIAISDFMRELKANSSKWMNEQRMKLRKFGWQDGYAAFSVSKSQVPSVRNTSKIKSVIISGWASRKSFGDCCGGTKLNLMSDTFGDDFDGLRLR; this is encoded by the coding sequence ATGGCCAACACGTACACGAATCTCCTCTATCACATCGTATTCAGCACCAAGGACCGCATTTCGCTCATCGAACCGTCGGTCCGCCCCGATTTGCACGGCTATCTGGGTGGCATCGTGCGCGAGCTAGGAGGCACGGCGCTGGAAATTGGCGGAGTCGCCGACCACGTGCATTTGCTGGTCAAGCTGCCGCCGAAAATAGCGATCTCGGATTTCATGCGAGAGCTAAAAGCGAATTCGTCGAAGTGGATGAATGAGCAGAGGATGAAGCTGCGCAAGTTCGGTTGGCAGGACGGTTATGCGGCGTTCAGCGTCAGCAAATCGCAGGTGCCGAGCGTGCGGAATACATCCAAAATCAAGAGCGTCATCATCAGCGGCTGGGCTTCCAGGAAGAGTTTCGGGGACTGCTGCGGCGGCACGAAATTGAATTTGATGAGCGATACATTTGGGGATGACTTCGACGGCTTGCGATTGCGATAG